The proteins below come from a single Dryobates pubescens isolate bDryPub1 chromosome 16, bDryPub1.pri, whole genome shotgun sequence genomic window:
- the UNC5A gene encoding netrin receptor UNC5A — translation MGAGPRRRRGPAAAATAATAAAPGPLGALLAAALLAAAGAQQSATVANPASGASPDLLPHFQLEPEDVYIVKNKAVSLACRATPATQIYFKCNGEWVHQADHVTQHSTDRATGLPVMEVRIEVTRQQVEKIFGLEEYWCQCVAWSSSGTTKSQKAFVRIAYLRKNFEQEPMAREVSIEQGIVLPCRPPEGIPPAEVEWLRNEELVDPALDANVYVTPEHSLVLRQARLADTANYTCVAKNIVARRRSASAAITVYVNGGWSTWTQWSGCSTSCGRGWQKRSRTCTNPTPLNGGAFCEGQNVQKTACTTLCPVDGVWSEWSKWSVCGAECTHWRSRECSEPAPRNGGRDCHGPELDTRNCTSELCSHAAPAEDVALYVGLVAVAVCLVLLLLVGVLVYCRKKGGLDADVADSSILTAGFQPVSIKPSKADNPSLLTIQPDLSTTTMTYQGSLCSRQEGPAKLQLPNGHLLSPLGTGRHTLHHSSPAAEGADFVARLSTQSYFRSLPRGNTNMAYGTFNFLGGRLMIPNTGISLLIPPDAIPRGKIYEVYLTLHKQEEVRLPLAGCQTLLSPIVSCGPPGVLLTRPAILAMGHCVEASAENWSIRLKKQSCEGTWEDVLQLGAEPCTELYYCQLEAQACYIFTEQLGRFALVGESLSMAASKRLKLVLFAPAACPSLEYNIRVYCLSDTQDVLKEVIQLEKQLGGQLIGAPRVLHFKDSYHNLRLSIHDMPSSLWKSKLLASYQEIPFYHIWSGLQPFLHCTFTLERLSPSTCELACKIWVWQVEGDGQSFTVNFNIAKDTRFSDWLVPDSEVGAPALVGPSAFKIPFLIRQKIISSLDPPGTRGADWRMLAQKLNLDSHLSFFASKPSPTAMILNLWEARHFPNGNLSQLAAAVAEVGKQDNALFAVSEAEC, via the exons GTGCTCAGCAAAGTGCAACCGTGGCCAACCCAGCGTCCGGTGCGTCCCCAGACCtgcttcctcacttccagctgGAGCCGGAGGATGTCTACATCGTGAAGAACAAGGCGGTGAGCCTGGCCTGCCGTGCCACCCCTGCCACCCAGATCTACTTCAAGTGCAACGGCGAGTGGGTGCACCAGGCTGACCACGTCACGCAGCACAGCACTGACCGTGCCACCG ggctgccagtgaTGGAAGTCCGCATAGAGGTCACCCGCCAGCAAGTGGAGAAGATCTTTGGGCTGGAGGAGTACTGGTGCCAATGTGTGGCCTGGAGCTCCTCTGGCACTACCAAGAGTCAGAAAGCCTTCGTGCGCATCGCCT ATCTGCGCAAGAACTTTGAGCAGGAGCCGATGGCCAGGGAGGTCTCCATTGAGCAGGGCATTGTGCTGCCATGCCGCCCTCCTGAGGGCATCCCTCCTGCCGAG GTGGAGTGGCTGCGCAACGAGGAGCTGGTGGACCCGGCTTTGGATGCCAATGTCTATGTGACTCCGGagcacagcctggtgctgcGGCAGGCCCGCCTGGCTGACACTGCCAACTACACCTGCGTGGCCAAAAACATCGTAGCACGGCGTCGCAGCGCCTCCGCCGCCATCACTGTCTACG TGAACGGCGGCTGGTCGACATGGACGCAGTGGTCgggctgcagcaccagctgtgGACGGGGCTGGCAGAAGCGGAGCCGGACGTGCACCAATCCCACACCCCTCAACGGGGGTGCTTTCTGTGAGGGCCAAAACGTGCAGAAAACCGCTTGCACCACCCTCTGTCCAG TGGACGGTGTCTGGTCAGAGTGGAGCAAGTGGTCGGTGTGCGGGGCTGAGTGCACTCACTGGCGCAGCCGGGAGTGCTCGGAGCCAGCGCCACGCAACGGCGGCCGGGACTGCCATGGCCCTGAGCTGGACACTCGCAACTGcacctctgagctctgcagccatg ctgcCCCCGCAGAAGACGTGGCACTCTACGTGGGGCTGGTGGCTGTGGCCGtgtgcctggtgctgctgctgctggtcggAGTGTTGGTGTACTGCCGCAAGAAGGGGGGCCTGGATGCTGATGTGGCTGACTCCTCCATCCTCACTGCTGGCTTCCAGCCTGTCAGCATCAAGCCCAGCAAGGCCG ACAACCCCAGCCTGCtcaccatccagcctgacctcagcaccaccaccatGACCTACCAGGGCTCACTCTGCTCGCGCCAGGAAGGCCctgccaagctccagctgcccAACGGGCACCTGCTGAGCCCACTGGGCACAGGGCGGCACACGCTGCACCACAGCTCGCCCGCCGCTGAGGGTGCTGACTTCGTGGCCCGGCTCTCCACCCAGAGCTACTTTCGCTCCCTGCCCCGTGGCAACACCAACATGGCCTATGGCACCTTCAATTTCTTGGGGGGGCGGCTCATGATCCCCAACACAG GGATCAGCCTGCTCATCCCACCCGATGCCATCCCTCGGGGAAAGATCTACGAGGTCTACCTGACCCTGCACAAGCAAGAGGAGGTGAG gctgcccctggccgGCTGCCAGACGCTTCTGAGCCCCATCGTCAGCTGCGGCCCCCCCGGGGTCCTCCTCACCCGCCCTGCCATCCTGGCCATGGGGCACTGTGTGGAGGCCAGCGCTGAGAACTGGAGCATCCGCCTGAAGAAGCAGTCGTGTGAGGGCACGTGGGAG GACGTGCTGCAGCTGGGCGCAGAGCCATGCACGGAGCTGTACTACTGCCAGCTGGAAGCGCAGGCTTGCTACATCTTCACGGAGCAGCTGGGTCGCTTTGCTCTGGTCGGGGAGTCCCTCAGCATGGCAGCCTCCAAGCGCCTCAAGCTGGTCCTGTTTGCGCCGGCCGCCTGCCCCTCGCTGGAGTACAACATCCGTGTCTACTGCCTCAGCGACACTCAGGATGTCCTCAAG gaggtgatccagctggagaagcagctgggggGTCAGCTGATTGGAGCCccccgggtgctgcacttcaaGGACAGCTACCACAACCTGCGCCTCTCCATCCATGacatgcccagctccctctggaagAGCAAGCTGCTTGCCAGCTACCAG GAGATCCCCTTCTACCACATCTGGAGTGGGCTGCAACCCTTCCTGCACTGCACCTTCACTCTGGAGCGCCTAAGCCCCAGCACCTGTGAGCTGGCCTGCAAGATCTGGGTCTGGCAGGTGGAAGGCGATGGGCAGAGCTTCACTGTCAACTTCAACATTGCCAAG GACACAAGGTTTTCAGACTGGCTGGTCCCCGACAGCGAGGtgggtgccccagccctggtgggCCCCAGTGCCTTCAAGATCCCCTTCCTCATCCGCCAGAAGATCATCAGCAGCCTGGATCCACCAGGCACACGGGGAGCCGACTGGAGGATGCTGGCCCAGAAGCTCAACCTTGACAG CCATCTCAGCTTCTTCGCCTCGAAGCCCAGCCCCACGGCCATGATCCTCAACCTCTGGGAGGCACGGCACTTCCCCAATGGCAACCTCTCGCAGCTGGCCGCCGCCGTGGCCGAGGTGGGCAAGCAGGACAATGCCCTCTTTGCCGTTTCCGAGGCCGAGTGCTGA
- the LOC104303992 gene encoding LOW QUALITY PROTEIN: hexokinase-2 (The sequence of the model RefSeq protein was modified relative to this genomic sequence to represent the inferred CDS: substituted 3 bases at 3 genomic stop codons), translated as MVGGLYLGEIIRHVLISLAAEKELFIGSNVVVLRTKGVFKMQQIMEIIESEQGTAEAKKALEALGLHPSEQDCCRVQQVCRAVVSRAAALCAAGLSAVLSYMCQSRMLEQLAVSVAVDGELYHHCSRFKEILQNVTELLAPECTATLVPSVDGNGRGAAIVTAVSLRLMAQHQEVNQLLAPLRLSRADLERVQALMRQEMELGLGQETSATASVRMLPTYVRGTPNGTEQGEFLALDLGGTNFRVLVVHVSEDGIRMANQIYVIPTAIMQGTGEALFDHIIECIMDFQQKQGLMEQVLPLGFTFSFPCQQMGLDKAVLLNWTKGFSASGCVGQDVVQLLREAAQRKQHSGLEVVAVVNDTVGTMMSCGYDDPKCEIGLIVGDTSMGPTGTGTNACYMEEMCNVGTVEGDQGRMCINMEWGAFGDNGCLDDFFTHFDQLVDEKAINAGKQRXVRAPRXGGGWLGVPVPGXSCAWGRFEKLISGMYLGEIVRHILLALVEKQLLFCGKPCPKLQTKDIFQTKFLSAIETEGLALKQLQTILQELELEASSEDIVVVREVCQTVSLRAAQLCAAGLAAVVEKMRESRGLSHLAVTVGVDGTLYKMHPHFSQHLQEMLRELAPNCTVTFLLSEDGSGKGAALVAAVACRGAEP; from the exons ATGGTGGGCGGCTTGTACCTGGGAGAGATCATCCGGCATGTGCtgatctccctggctgctgagaaAGAGCTCTTCATTGGAAGCAATGTTGTTGTCCTGAGGACCAAGGGTGTGTTCAAGATGCAGCAGATCATGGAGATCATTGA AAGTGAGcaaggcacagctgaggcaaagaaggctctggaggctctggggctgcaTCCGAGCGAGCAGGATTGCTGCCGGGTGCAGCAGGTCTGCCGGGCGGTGGTGAGCCGTGCCGCCGCGCTCTGTGCCGCAGGGCTGTCTGCCGTTCTCAGCTAcatgtgccagagcaggatgctggagcagctggcagtCAGCGTGGCAGTGGATGGTGAACTCTACCACCACTGCAGCAG GTTCAAAGAGATCCTGCAGAACgtgacagagctgctggcccCTGAATGCACAGCCACCCTCGTGCCTTCGGTGGATGGGAATGGGCGGGGGGCAGCCATTGTCACAGCAGTGTCCTTGCGCCTGATGGCCCAGCACCAGGAGGTGAACCAGCTGCTGGCCCCGCTGCGGCTCAGCCGCGCTGACCTGGAGCGTGTCCAGGCGCTTATGAGGCAGGAGATGGAGCTAGGGCTGGGCCAGGAGACCAGTGCCACTGCCTCTGTCCGCATGCTGCCCACCTATGTCCGTGGCACGCCCAACGGCACTG agcaaggTGAATTCCTGGCACTGGACCTGGGGGGGACCAATTTCcgggtgctggtggtgcacgTGTCGGAGGATGGCATCCGCATGGCCAACCAGATCTACGTCATCCCAACTGCTATCATGCAGGGCACTGGCGAGGCg ctctttgACCACATCATCGAGTGTATCATGGATTTCCAGCAGAAACAgggcctgatggagcaggttttACCACTTGGCTtcaccttctcctttccctgccaGCAGATGGGCCTGGATAAG gcagtgctgctgaacTGGACCAAAGGCTTCAGTGCCTCAGGCTGTGTGGGCCAGGATGTGgtccagctgctgagggaggcagCCCAGCGCAAACAG CACTCggggctggaggtggtggctgTGGTCAATGACACAGTGGGAACGATGATGTCCTGTGGCTATGACGACCCCAAATGTGAAATCGGCCTCATTGTGG GTGACACCAGCATGGGAcccacagggacagggaccAATGCCTGCTACATGGAGGAGATGTGTAACGTGGGTACCGTGGAGGGGGACCAGGGCCGCATGTGCATCAACATGGAGTGGGGAGCCTTTGGGGACAACGGCTGCCTGGATGACTTCTTCACTCACTTTGACCAGCTAGTGGATGAGAAAGCCATCAATGCGGGCAAGCAGAGGTAGGTGAGGGCCCCacggtgaggagggggctggctgggggtgcCTGTTCCTGGCtaaagctgtgcctggggcaggtTTGAGAAGCTCATCAGCGGCATGTACCTGGGTGAGATTGTACGCCACATCCTGCTGGCGCTGGTGGAGAAACAGCTCCTGTTCTGTGGCAAGCCCTGCCCCAAGCTCCAGACCAAGGACATCTTTCAGACTAAGTTCCTCTCTGCTATTGAGAC ggaagggctggcccTGAAGCAGTTACAGACCATCCTGCAGGAGTTGGAGCTCGAGGCCAGTTCTGAGGACATCGTGGTTGTGCGGGAGGTCTGCCAGACCGTGTCCCTGcgagcagcccagctctgtgctgccggcctggctgctgtggtggaAAAGATGCGGGAGAGCCGGGGCCTGTCCCATCTGGCTGTCACCGTGGGGGTGGACGGCACCTTGTACAAGATGCACCCACA cttctcccagcacctTCAGGAGATGCTGCGGGAGCTGGCGCCCAATTGCACCGTCACCTTCCTGCTGTCAGAGGACGGCTCAGGGAAAGGGGCTGCGCTTGTGGCAGCCGTGGCCTGCCGTGGGGCTGAGCCCTAG
- the LOC128897908 gene encoding LOW QUALITY PROTEIN: uncharacterized protein LOC128897908 (The sequence of the model RefSeq protein was modified relative to this genomic sequence to represent the inferred CDS: deleted 1 base in 1 codon; substituted 1 base at 1 genomic stop codon), with amino-acid sequence MGRTNAKLIKARPAVEAPRGSWGDAGRAACPAGTPTGAPSAANRGRSRPRPLLLLPEQRQRRCQRYPRDTAGRPSTAGRPSTAGRRDTAGRPSTAGRPSTAGRRDTAGRPAAMASRGPPQPSQYGGAARATHGQSPFASSSHQLLQGRPPVNRWRAEAGREKRVMAPEHGSGPFAIVGRRYPLYPRLPGRDSCDHAVETTAPWSRDAERRALRVTAASLLQVPSKPSAGPPERWSLQTGKVHLCPTSIERHPLPLTPALTSHSQVKRALVALTIPLETLQAVKGRMLQAMLEGLSHQTHEQANVRMLPTYIRSTPDGTEKGDFLVVELCQSHVRTLWVNLPDNGNQSIQEMYRTFNIPEDIMKGTGEALFDFIAVCVQQFLSGIGSAQTSFSLGFIFPFRCRQTQLDKAELISWAKEYSCSDVEGKDVVQLLQTAINKQEVGDLWDEGSWLGAPPRSSXQCSCFVVGQLYHVNVIALMNDTVGTMMTCSLEGKPCEVALIVDKGTNCCFMAEARLVEMVEETSGQMCINTEWGCFGDDGTLNDILTPYDENMDQESSNPGEKRCTHTNTHRV; translated from the exons ATGGGACGAACTAACGCAAAGCTAATTAAAGCTCGGCCTGCGGTAGAAGCGccaagagggagctggggcgaTGCTGGCCGAGCAGCCTGTCCCGCGGGCACGCCCACCGGGGCCCCCAGTGCGGCCAATAGAGGGCGGAGCCGCCCGCGGCCGCTGCTTCTGTTGCCGGAGCAACGGCAGCGGCGTTGCCAACGGTACCCTCGCGACACCGCCGGCCGCCCCTCCACCGCCGGCCGCCCCTCCACGGCCGGCCGCCGCGACACCGCCGGCCGCCCCTCTACCGCCGGCCGCCCCTCCACCGCCGGCCGCCGCGACACCGCCGGCCGCCCCGCAGCTATGGCCAGCCGCGGCccgccccagcccagccagtaCGGCGGGGCGGCGAGAGCCACCCACGGGCAGAGCCCCTTCGCTTCCAGCTCGCACCAACTCCTCCAGGGCCGCCCCCCCGTGAACCG GTGGAGGGCAGAGGCGGGCAGGGAGAAGAGGGTGATGGCGCCCGAGCACGGCTCCGGCCCCTTTGCCATCGTGGGGCGCCGCTACCCTCTCTACCCGCGGCTGCCGGGTCGTGATTCCTGTGACCATGCTGTTGAGACCACGGCCCCGTGGAGCAGGGACGCAGAGAGGAG GGCTCTGCGGGTGACAGCCGCCTCCCTCCTGCAGGTTCCCAGTAAGCCATCAGCTGGGCCACCAGAGCGATGGTCCCTACAAACCGGTAAGGTCCACCTCTGCCCCACATCGATCGAGAGGCAtcccctgcccctcacacctgCCCTAACCAGTCATTCCCAGGTCAAACGAGCCCTGGTGGCACTCACCATTCCCCTGGAGACACTGCAAGCAGTGAAGGGCCGCATGCTGCAGGCCATGCTCGAGGGGCTGAGCCACCAGACTCACGAACAGGCCAACGTGCGGATGCTGCCCACCTACATCCGTTCCACACCTGATGGCACTG AGAAGGGTGACTTCCTAGTGGTGGAACTGTGCCAGAGCCATGTCCGGACCCTGTGGGTGAACCTCCCAGACAATGGAAACCAGAGCATCCAAGAGATGTACAGGACCTTCAACATTCCAGAGGACATCATGAAGGGCACAGGGGAAGCG CTTTTTGACTTCATTGCGGTATGTGTGCAGCAATTCCTGTCTGGCATTGGCAGTGCCCAGACTAGCTTCTCCTTGGGCTTCATCTTCCCTTTCAGATGCAGGCAGACACAACTGGACAAG GCTGAACTCATCTCCTGGGCCAAGGAATACAGCTGCAGTGATGTGGAGGGGAAGGATGTTGTGCAGTTGCTTCAGACAGCTATCAACAAGCAGGAGGTGGGGGATCTGTGGGATGAGGGatcctggctgggggct cccccaCGGAGCAGCTGACAGTGCTCTTGCTTTGTTGTTGGCCAGCTCTACCATGTGAATGTCATTGCCCTTATGAATGACACTGTGGGCACCATGATGACCTGCAGCTTGGAGGGGAAACCCTGTGAGGTTGCCTTGATTGTAG ACAAGGGTACCAACTGCTGCTTTATGGCTGAGGCACGGCTGGTGGAGATGGTGGAGGAGACCAGTGGGCAGATGTGTATCAACACCGAGTGGGGCTGCTTTGGGGACGATGGCACCCTAAATGACATACTGACCCCATATGACGAGAATATGGACCAGGAATCCTCCAAccctggggagaagaggtgcacacacacaaacacacacaga GTTTGA